GCCTGTTCTCGAGGCTCGGTGACTTGCACACAAGTCACCCGCACCGGTGCGGGTAGAGCGCGGATCAAAGTAGGCACGTCCGGCTTCGGGAAACGCTCGGCCAGCAAGTGCTCGATCTCCGACTTGCTCTTGTGTACCGAGGCGGTGAGCAGGTCCTGCGCGTTCTCCGGCGTCAGATGGGGCTCGAGCAACAGAACCCCACTCACGTGCAGCTCTCCCTTCGCCAAACTCGCAAAGATCGCCGGGAACGTGCGAGCGGCACGCGCGGCCGTGATGCGCCTCCACGCTGTATCTTCGGACAGGTGCAGCTCACCCATGCAATAGGCATACATCGATGGGTAACCGGCTGGCAGGTAGAGCTTGCGCGCGTCCACCTCGGCGATGAGCGAGAGCAGCGTGGCCGTGGTAGCGCGGTCACGAGAGATGGCGGCGGCCAGGTCGCGAAGGACGGCCCGGTCGGTGAGATGAGTGTGCGAGTACATGATGGGCTCGACGGGGGCGGGTCGCCGAGGGCTAACGTGCTCTTTGTATCACGGGCTCTCTCTGCGCACTCAGCCTCGCGGCACACACCGATCGCAAGCCATCGCACGCGTCTTCTCACCCGCGCCGCTTCGAGTCATCAGCGCATCAACTGAGGCATCCTCGCGCGATTAGAGTGACACACTGCGGAGAAAGGCGCGATCGCCCGGCAAGACTCGTCAAGCAAATTCGCGAATCCACCCGCAATTACGAGCTCGGGTTGGCGCAACCGCACGACAAGGTCACTCTCATCTCAGGAACAGCACCACCACGCCGGCGACTGCCAGCAGCGCGCCGAGGAGGCTGCGGAGCGTGAACACCTCGCCATGGAATCGTGACGAGATCAGCAGTGTCAGGACCGGATTGATGGCGATGATCGAGGCGGCCACGCCCGCCTCGATGTAGGCCAGCGCGGCGAGCGAGAGGACGACTCCGAGCACCGGGCCGAACACCGTGCCACCCACCATGGAGGCCGCCGCGCCGCGATCGCGGACCGCGCCCAGGGTCGCTCCGACCTGCCCGCGCAGGATCGCCCAGCTCCAGATCGCCACGGCGCCCACGACGATGCGGATGACGTTGGCCGACAGCGGGTCGAGTCCGGTTCTCAGCGCGAGCTTGGAGAGCACGTAGCCGATCGCCTGGCCGAGCGCCGCCAAGAGCCCGGCGACGACTCCTGCGGCAAGCTTGCCGTGACGGCTGGCGTGCGGGTGGGCCTGCTGCTCCATCAGCACCCACACCACGCCGCCCACGGTCAGCGCCACGCCGAGCAGCGCCATCGGTCCCAGGCGCTCGCCGAGCACCGGCCACCCGATCGCCGCGGTCAGGATCGGCGCCAGCGAAGACATGAGCACGGCGCGGCCCGCGCCGAGGATCACCAGCGCTCTGAAGAACCAGGTGTCGCCGATGGCGAAGCCGATGAGGCCGCTGGCGGCGAGCAGGGCCACCGCCGAGCTCGAAGCCCACGAGGGCCATGGGGCGCCGCGCGTGATCCACAGCGCTGCGGCGAGCAGCAGCGCACCGACCAGCAGCCGGTGACGGTTGAGCACCGCTGCGCCCATGCGCCTTCCGGCGACGGTGAAGAGGTTGGCGCCGATGGCCCAGCAGAAGGCGGTGCCGAGGGCGGCGATCTCGCCGGCGTATCTCATTCCGGCCGACCAGGCGCCCCGTGGCTCAGGGCTCGATGGCCTCGGGGACCGCGGCGCCGACCGGCGGCGGCTCGGACTTGCGCACCGGGTTCATGAAAGGCAGGAGCCCGATGCCCACCAGGCCGAACAGGCAGTCCACCACCAGGGTCCGCGGATAGCCCCAGCGCTCGACCAGCCATCCCTGCCAGTTGGCGGTGTACCAGATGACGAGATTCTGCATCGCCATGTAGGCGGTGAACTGCGTGGCGGCCACGGCCTTGGTGGTGATGTCCATGAAGAGCGCCGCGCGGGTGCCGTAGTAGAGGCCCTGGAAGACGTTGTAGACCAGCACGGCGGCCCAGAACACGGAGACCAGCGCCGGCGCCGGCACCGGACGGTTCGGCATGGTGGTCGAGACGGGCATGATCCATCCGTGCTGGTGCATGACCCATGCGAGGTAGAAGGTCGGCAGCGTGGTGCCGAACACGTACAGCGCCAGCGCGCGCCGCCTTCCGAAGCGATCGGAGAGCCAGCCCCCCGCCACGCAGGCCAGCGCGGAGACGATCGTCGACCAGAGATTGAGCAGCGCCACCTGTGGATCGCTCAGTCCCAGCTCGACGGCCAGATTCGACTGCAGAGCGAGGCCGAGCGCGAAGGCCCCAGGGGGCAGCAGCGCCTGGAAGACTCCGACCCACGCGGCGCGGGTGCCGGAGAATGCCCGCCAGGCATCGCTGACGAAGCGACCGAGCTCGCGGACCGCCGCTCCCACCGCCGAGCCCTCGCGCAATGGACGCGCTGGCCCTCGGGGCTCGCGCATCGGCAGGGCGATGGTCACGGTCACCAGCAGGATCATGGCGGCGACGAAGAAATACGTGTTGGAGAAGCCGAGCAACGGCGCCAGGAAGAGCACTCCGGAGCCACCCACCGCCTGACCGATGTAAGCGCCGGAGAACATCAGTCCGTTCGCGAGTCCGCGCTCGTCATCGCGCAGCACGTTGACCGCGAGCGCGTCGATCGCCACGTCCTGGGTGGCGGCAAAGATGTTGTGGAAGAGCAGGAGGATCGTGAACAGCCGGGTCTCGGTCGAGAAGTTGACCGGCCACGCGACCATCAACGTGACCACCATCATGGTCTGCGCCAGCACGATCCAGAGGCGCCTGCGGCCGAATCGGTCCGAGGAGAACACGTCGACGAAGGGGCCGACCACCCACTTGAAGGACCAGGGCAGGTAGAAGGAGCCGACGAAAGCGCCGATCTCCGCAGGCCCCAGACCCTGACGCCGCATCTGGGTGGCGATCGCCGTGGCGACGAATCCGAGGGGAATGCCCTCGGTCACGTAGAGGAGGAAGAAGGCGGCCAGCCGTCCCCGGCGACTCGCGAGCGGATCGGGAAGGCGCATCGGGCGGCAGGGTGAGGCGAGGTCCCCCGGAGTGTCAACCGATCGAAACAATCCCTTGACCGCTTCGGGACCAATCCATAGTTTCGGGCTCGTGGTCCGTCCAGGCCCGGGCCATCGACGAAGGTCAGGTATCTCCCCGTCGCGAGGGCCACTGCCCATGGTCACTCGACGCACCGCCACTCGTCATCGCCGTGCCTGGCTCTGCTCCGCAGGGCTCGACCGCGCATGGCCCCCGCGCGCGTCGGTCGACGACCGGTTTCTTTTCCTCGCGATCCCGGCCTTTCAAGGACTCGGCCGCTGCCCAAGGACTCGGGCGCACTCGACACGTCAGGCTCTCCACCTCGCTCCACGCCACGGTCGAGCCCGCGCTCGAGGAGGTCCTCAGGCACTCGCCTAGCTGACGCACTCCCGTAAGTCTCGGCTGAACCCTCGCCCTCGAAGGCTCAGGTCGTTCCCCTTCTTCGGAGATACCCCCTATGTCGAAGATGGCACGATTCCTCGCATTCCTCGCGGTCAGTTGCTCGATGCTCCTCTCGGCCGCCGCGTTCGCTCAGGCGCAGGCCGTACGACCCATCCCCGGTGAGCTGCTGGTGCGATACAAGAAGGGGGTCGGTCCCTCGGACCGCGCGCTGCTGCACGCGCAGATGAAGGGCAAGGCGCTCAAGCGTTTCGACTTCATCGACGTCGAGCACATCAAGCTCGACAAGGGCGTCAGGACCGACGACGCGATCAGGAAGCTCAAGGGCAATCCCAAGATCGAGTACGCCGAGCCCAACTACGAGGTGCAGGCGTTCGTCACCCCCAACGACGCGCGCTTCCCCGAGCTGTACGGGATGCGGAACACGGGGCAGACGGGCGGGACCGCGGGCGCGGACATCAAGGCGACCTCGGCGTGGGACGTGTTCACGGGGAATCCCAACCTGCTGCTGGGCGTCATCGACACCGGCATCGACTACAACCACCCCGACCTGATCGACAACGTGTGGACCAACCCGGGCGAGATCCCGGGAAACAGCGTGGACGACGACAACAACGGCTACGTCGACGACGTCCATGGGTACGACTTCGTCAACAACGACGGCGATCCCTTCGACGACAACGGTCATGGCTCCCACTGCGCGGGCACCATCGCCGGCACCGGGAACAACAGCATCGGCGTCGTGGGCGTGAACTGGCGCGCCAAGGTGGCCGGCATCAAGTTCCTGAACTCCGGCGGCTCCGGCTCGACCGCGGCGGCCATTTCCGGCGTGCAGTACTCGATCGTGATCGGCTGCAAGCTGACCAGCAACTCGTGGGGCGGAGGCGGGTTCTCGCAGGCCTTGCTCGACGCCATCAACGCCGCGGGCGCGGCCAACCAGCTGTTCGTCGCCGCGGCCGGCAATTCGACCCAGAACACGGACGTCACCCCGAGCTACCCGGCGTCCTACAACTCGCCGTACATCATTTCGGTGGCGGCCACCGACCACAACGACAACCTCGCCAGCTTCTCGAACTTCGGCGCCACCAGCGTGGACCTGGCCGCGCCCGGCGTGAACATCCTGTCGCTGCAGCCGGGCGGCGGATACCGGCTCCTGTCCGGCACGTCCATGGCCACGCCGCACGTGGCGGGAGGCGTGGCGCTCGCGATGGGCCGCTTCCCCAACGCGCCGAACACCCAGATCAAGCAGCTGATCCTCAACTCGGTGGACGTGAAGCCGCAGCTCGCCGGCAAGTGCCTCACCGGTGGGCGGCTCAACGTGTTCCTCGCGATCGCCGACCCGGACGAGACGCCGCCGGGCGCGGTCGCCAACCTGTCCACCGCCAATCCCGGCTCCAACACGATGGGGCTCGCGTGGACCGCGACGGGGGACGATGGCAACACCGGCCGGGCCTCGAGCTACGAGATCCGCTATTCCACCTCGCCGATCACCGACCTGGCGAGCTTCCAGGCCGGGACGCTGGTGCCGGGACCGGATCCCCAGCCCTCGGGGTCGAGCGAGACCGTCGAGGTCGCGGGGCTCTCGTTCAACACGGCGTACTACTTCGCGCT
This genomic stretch from Candidatus Eisenbacteria bacterium harbors:
- a CDS encoding DMT family transporter; translation: MRYAGEIAALGTAFCWAIGANLFTVAGRRMGAAVLNRHRLLVGALLLAAALWITRGAPWPSWASSSAVALLAASGLIGFAIGDTWFFRALVILGAGRAVLMSSLAPILTAAIGWPVLGERLGPMALLGVALTVGGVVWVLMEQQAHPHASRHGKLAAGVVAGLLAALGQAIGYVLSKLALRTGLDPLSANVIRIVVGAVAIWSWAILRGQVGATLGAVRDRGAAASMVGGTVFGPVLGVVLSLAALAYIEAGVAASIIAINPVLTLLISSRFHGEVFTLRSLLGALLAVAGVVVLFLR
- a CDS encoding MFS transporter is translated as MFRSVDTPGDLASPCRPMRLPDPLASRRGRLAAFFLLYVTEGIPLGFVATAIATQMRRQGLGPAEIGAFVGSFYLPWSFKWVVGPFVDVFSSDRFGRRRLWIVLAQTMMVVTLMVAWPVNFSTETRLFTILLLFHNIFAATQDVAIDALAVNVLRDDERGLANGLMFSGAYIGQAVGGSGVLFLAPLLGFSNTYFFVAAMILLVTVTIALPMREPRGPARPLREGSAVGAAVRELGRFVSDAWRAFSGTRAAWVGVFQALLPPGAFALGLALQSNLAVELGLSDPQVALLNLWSTIVSALACVAGGWLSDRFGRRRALALYVFGTTLPTFYLAWVMHQHGWIMPVSTTMPNRPVPAPALVSVFWAAVLVYNVFQGLYYGTRAALFMDITTKAVAATQFTAYMAMQNLVIWYTANWQGWLVERWGYPRTLVVDCLFGLVGIGLLPFMNPVRKSEPPPVGAAVPEAIEP